The following nucleotide sequence is from Bremerella alba.
GACAGCGTCGGCCTGGGTTCGTACAACATGGACTCTCATAATGTGCAGCGATTCGTTTCCACGGACGGTACCGTGCAAAACGAAGGAGACGTGCAAGTTGCCACCGGCGGTAGTTACGCCATCAGTTACCGCTGCTTGATCCCTAAACAAGGGGAAGCCACCAATTTGCTGGTGCCGTGCTGCTTGTCGAGTTCGCATATCGCGTTTGGCAGCATCCGCATGGAGCCTGTCTTCATGATCTTAGGGCAAAGCTCGGCAACGGCCGCGGCCTTGGCGATCGATCAAGACTGCGCACTGCAGAAGCTCCCTTATGCGGACCTCAAGGCTCGTCTGGAAAAGGACGGCCAGCAACTGGTGCCTGCCGGAAAGCCGAAACCGTTCTCGCCCCCTAAGTAATAGGGAAACCTTCCTCCGTTTTTGAAATTGTCGGGCAATCCGCTCGTTCGCCTGTTACGATCAGACTAGGCGCAACTTGAAAAACAAAAACGGATTACCATGCTCATTCGCGTTGGTTATGAAATAGCTTTTGAATCCCCGCAGCCAGCTCCGATGTTGTTGATGCTTTATCTGCATCCCACTCGAGAGCTAACCACACGGCAACCTGATCTGTTGCAAACGACACCCTCCTTACCGATTTCTCAGTACTACGACATGTACGGAAATCGTTGCGGGCGAGTGGTTGCTCCGACTGGCCGTGTCACCTTTCGCAACACGGCGGTTGTCGAAGATAGCGGGCTACCCGACCTGCAAGCACCTCAGGCCCGACAGGCACAAGTTCAGGACCTGCCCCACGAGACACTCATGTACTTGCTGGCCAGTCGTTACTGTGAAGTCGACAGCGAGCTAAAGGATATCGCCTGGCAGCTCTTCGGAAAAACACCACCTGGCTGGCAACGCGTGCAGGCCATCTGCGACTTCGTCCACGAGCATATCACGTTCGACTACATGCAAGCCCGAGCCAATCGGACGGCGGTCGACGTTTATCGCGAAGGCGTCGGTGTCTGCCGCGACTATATGCATCTGGCCATTACGTTCTGCCGCAATTGCAACATCCCGGCCCGTTACTGCACCGGATACCTGGGCGACATCGGTGTGCCTGCAGCGGCTGACCCGATGGATTTCAGTGCCTGGTTCGAGGCCTATTTAGGCGGCCAGTGGTACGCCTTCGATGCACGAAACAACAAACCCCGCATTGGCCGAGTCCTCATGGCCCGTGGCCGGGATGCGGCCGACGTGGCACTCACGACCACCTTCGGCGTGAACGAATTAAAGGACTTCAAAGTCTGGGCAGACGAAGTGTAGAACCCCCGGGAACCATTTTCCTGTCGGTTTGCATCGTTGCGTATTTTAACAAAAAATAGACATAGCTCACGCGTCCTAAGCGATCATGTCTCGGAGTCTCCTATGCACGTTTCCTCATCCTTTGCCTTTCCATCTTTGGCCAGCATCGCCTTAATCTTCCTTGCATCGGCATCGCAAGCGGCGCCGGTGAAAGTGTTCATCCTGTGCGGCCAATCCAACATGGAAGGCAAAGGGGCGATCAAGCATCTCGAGCAACTACTGGCCGATCCGGCTACGGCCAAAACGTATCAGCATCTGCGTGACGACAATGGTTGGGTCGAACGGGACGACGTGTTCATCCAATACAACGACGATCGCGGGCGAGGCAAACTGGGCCTGGGCTACGGCACGCCTACCAATCGGTTTGGCCCCGAACTCGAGTTCGGGCACGTCGTCGGCAATGCATTGGACGAGAAGGTGCTCATCATCAAATGTGCTTGGGGCGGACGCGCCTTGGCAGTTCGCTTTCGCCCGCCAAGCTCTGGCAAGGGAGATTACACCCAGCGAAACCGCCAGACGAAAGAGATCGTACCGCTGCCAGAGGAAACCTACGGCGAAGCGTATCGCGACACGATCCGTATCGTCCAAAAGACGCTGGCCAACATCGATCAGATTGTGCCAGACTACAACCAGAAGGAAGGCTATCAGCTGTCCGGGTTCGTCTTCTTTCAAGGCTTCAACGACGTTATCGACCAGAAGAAGGTCGACGAGTATGGCCAGAACCTGGAAAACCTGGTGCGCGACGTTCGCAAAGATTTAGACGCCCCGAAGCTCCCCTTTGTCATCGGCGAACTCGGGCAACAAGGGGTCGAACCTGAAAAGCGTCACGCCGAGAAGCACTTCGCATTTCGCAAAATGCAGGAAGATGTTTCCAAACTGCCAGAATTCAAAGGGAACGTCGCGTTCGTCAAAACGAGCCCTTACATCGTGTCGGATGGCGAGTCGTTCGACGGCGGCTATCACTACTACGGCCGGGCCGACACGTTCTTCCACATCGGTCACGCGTTTGGCGAGGCGATGCTAAAGTTGAACCAGCCGTAATCCGCGGCTGGTTCCCTTAGCAGCGACGCTCGGCTTTACAGCCGACCGAGCAGCTCGGACTTCTTCGAGTTGAATTCGTCGTCGCTGAGAAATCCCTTGTCGCGAAGCTCACCCAACTTGGCGATCGCGTCGAAGACACTCGCTTCGTTGGCCGAAGAGTTCGTCGACGATGGAGCCGGCTGCGAAGGTGGCGGTGTCGACGCTTGAGGGGCAGGCGGCTGTGGCGTTTGACCATTCTGCGAAACGACCGGCAGCGTGCCCAGGCTCACCGTACCGAACTGGCTCGAGAAGGTGATCGAACTGCCCATCCCTTGTTGCTGCGAGAATCCACCGATCTGATGATTCTGCGTGTCGTACACCCACACGTCGCCACCGGTCTTCACGGCAAGACGACAGATATTCGGGAAGTAGGCATACTGTACGTTGTTCTGCGATCCGGTCGAACTGGGAGAACCGAGATCTTGCGGCCACCAATTCTGATTCGGATCGGGCACAAACAGACTCGACTGCCCCATCGGCGAACCGCTGGCTTGATTCTGCTGGCCGCCGCCACTTTGGCTTTGCGACTGAAAGCTGCCCGATCGCAACAGCCCAGGCTGGTTGGCCAGAATGTTGGAGATCTCTTGGCACAGCCCCCCTACCGAGTTCTTCAGGCCGTAGTTGAACATATCGCCCAACATCATCATCCCGCCCTGCATCCACTGCCCAGAGCCGCCGAATTCAGGATGGCTAAACTGAGCCATGCCACCGTTACCATTGAGCACGGCAATCATCATGTGGGTCACGGCATCGGTACTGAAACCATATCGTTGGGCCAAATCGTTGACGATTCGGCTACCTTCCGGCGTAAGCTGTTGCATCGAATCGCCCTATGTAAAATCGGGGTAGAAATGGAAATACCGGTAGTTTACCACACAAATGTGAAGAATATAAGCGTTGCCGGTTAAGGGGAAAGGACGGGCAAAGCCTTAAGGCCCTCAATCTTTCGGACAATCTCGCCCTTATTCTACCTAGTACTTTCCAATCAAGCAGGTATTGGATGCGACCAACTCAACGCTTCTGAGCATCCAACCCCTTAAGCTGGGCCTCGTATTGGTTCAACTCTTGAAGTCTCTGCGATACTTCCACTCTCACCGCTTGCCACTTGGCATAGGCAGCCGACGACATTTCGGCCGTGACGATTTCGTCGCCTTGCAGCAGTAAGAGACGTTTGTATTCTTCATGCCGCAGATGCTCCACACGTTTGGCGACGTGCAACTGATTGCGGGCATTGTTCACTTGAGCGGAGAGGATTCGAGACTCTTGACCCAGTTTCGCGACGTGCTGCGAATACCATTTCAGCGCTGCTTCGGCTTCGACTACCGGATCGAACTTCTTAATGCCTGCGATGCGTTTCCAGTCCTGGTCGCACGCTCCGGCAAACGCCCCTAGAATCCGATACATATTTTGCATCGGTATTTTGCCATCCAAAGTATCTTGCACCATGTCGGCGAGCACTTTGCGGCAAGCTTCATTTTCATAATGTTCCAACGCAGACAAAATCAGAAGTGGCGGGCTGCCGTAAGCATGGCGACGATAGGCCGCGTCCAGCAGCAGCAGGGCCTCCGGAGGATTTGCATAGTAGAGACCACACGCGGCCGCCGTGGCGATTTGGACATTCTCGTCTTCCAAATTTTTGAGCAGCGTCGGAACGCATTTTTCGCCGCCATACAGCAAAGCAATCAGCCCGATGATTCGATACTCGTGGGAGGTTTCCTTTTCTAAAATCGAGATCATGTCGTCCGCGCGAAAAGGCTCTCCGGCTCGATAGAGAGCAAAGATACTCGCATATCGGACCGCCGTAGGCTGCGATGGGTCTTGAGCAAGTTGCGTTAGCTCGTGGGCCATCTGGTTCTTTCGCAGTTCGCTCAAGACGAGTACCGTCTCGTACGGAAACTGCGGCGGCTCTTTCGCCTCGCCCAGTCCGCACATGCTTAATAGATGCTGCGTCATCGTTGCCTGCAGCCCCTGCGTGTCGAACAGT
It contains:
- a CDS encoding HEAT repeat domain-containing protein, which produces MNAPAFIAVVILGLTAVESFGQNPFQSADKQAEERRQAEQRDAQLQQRPALPEKLREKLDQIHKSRELAGSGGGRDSAYYHYHVLYFDVLKPDSDALFDTQGLQATMTQHLLSMCGLGEAKEPPQFPYETVLVLSELRKNQMAHELTQLAQDPSQPTAVRYASIFALYRAGEPFRADDMISILEKETSHEYRIIGLIALLYGGEKCVPTLLKNLEDENVQIATAAACGLYYANPPEALLLLDAAYRRHAYGSPPLLILSALEHYENEACRKVLADMVQDTLDGKIPMQNMYRILGAFAGACDQDWKRIAGIKKFDPVVEAEAALKWYSQHVAKLGQESRILSAQVNNARNQLHVAKRVEHLRHEEYKRLLLLQGDEIVTAEMSSAAYAKWQAVRVEVSQRLQELNQYEAQLKGLDAQKR
- a CDS encoding sialate O-acetylesterase, whose protein sequence is MHVSSSFAFPSLASIALIFLASASQAAPVKVFILCGQSNMEGKGAIKHLEQLLADPATAKTYQHLRDDNGWVERDDVFIQYNDDRGRGKLGLGYGTPTNRFGPELEFGHVVGNALDEKVLIIKCAWGGRALAVRFRPPSSGKGDYTQRNRQTKEIVPLPEETYGEAYRDTIRIVQKTLANIDQIVPDYNQKEGYQLSGFVFFQGFNDVIDQKKVDEYGQNLENLVRDVRKDLDAPKLPFVIGELGQQGVEPEKRHAEKHFAFRKMQEDVSKLPEFKGNVAFVKTSPYIVSDGESFDGGYHYYGRADTFFHIGHAFGEAMLKLNQP
- a CDS encoding transglutaminase-like domain-containing protein; translated protein: MLIRVGYEIAFESPQPAPMLLMLYLHPTRELTTRQPDLLQTTPSLPISQYYDMYGNRCGRVVAPTGRVTFRNTAVVEDSGLPDLQAPQARQAQVQDLPHETLMYLLASRYCEVDSELKDIAWQLFGKTPPGWQRVQAICDFVHEHITFDYMQARANRTAVDVYREGVGVCRDYMHLAITFCRNCNIPARYCTGYLGDIGVPAAADPMDFSAWFEAYLGGQWYAFDARNNKPRIGRVLMARGRDAADVALTTTFGVNELKDFKVWADEV
- a CDS encoding SHOCT domain-containing protein, with amino-acid sequence MQQLTPEGSRIVNDLAQRYGFSTDAVTHMMIAVLNGNGGMAQFSHPEFGGSGQWMQGGMMMLGDMFNYGLKNSVGGLCQEISNILANQPGLLRSGSFQSQSQSGGGQQNQASGSPMGQSSLFVPDPNQNWWPQDLGSPSSTGSQNNVQYAYFPNICRLAVKTGGDVWVYDTQNHQIGGFSQQQGMGSSITFSSQFGTVSLGTLPVVSQNGQTPQPPAPQASTPPPSQPAPSSTNSSANEASVFDAIAKLGELRDKGFLSDDEFNSKKSELLGRL